One region of Metallosphaera sedula DSM 5348 genomic DNA includes:
- a CDS encoding DUF929 domain-containing protein, translated as MYSSRILAIVAVIVVVVSFLSLYFSRIYVTSAQSIPAGQFVKISNQDLAPKGKIIIVEQSWIGCPVGAAASWSIYDALKNYGNFSYQLHYSDPLHSPASIPGLIFTQFNSTSVVQFYVAYVYNEYLNASYNGTPIPESQLVQAGEQILTQEYSQMGLPPQVSQLIIKYETQVPVTSYGKPSALYVNPPHLNFAILISGPGGTYIVTTPIVNPNILSGYSPEYVLTHIDQFTQIIQGAQLIQNATLEAAGPLASECPT; from the coding sequence GTGTATAGCTCTAGAATACTCGCCATAGTCGCGGTTATAGTTGTAGTAGTAAGTTTTCTCTCTCTCTACTTTTCAAGAATTTATGTAACCAGTGCACAGTCTATCCCAGCAGGTCAATTCGTAAAAATCAGCAACCAGGATCTAGCCCCAAAGGGGAAAATCATTATTGTGGAGCAGTCCTGGATAGGTTGTCCAGTTGGAGCTGCAGCCTCATGGTCTATCTATGATGCTCTGAAGAACTATGGAAACTTTAGCTATCAATTGCATTACTCTGACCCCCTACATAGCCCGGCCAGTATCCCTGGTCTAATTTTTACTCAGTTTAATTCCACATCGGTCGTGCAGTTCTACGTCGCCTACGTCTATAACGAGTATCTGAACGCCTCCTACAACGGCACACCGATACCGGAGAGCCAACTGGTTCAGGCCGGAGAGCAAATTCTAACGCAAGAATACTCTCAGATGGGATTACCGCCACAGGTTTCTCAACTAATCATAAAGTACGAAACCCAGGTCCCAGTGACCAGCTACGGAAAACCCTCTGCACTCTACGTTAACCCTCCCCATCTCAACTTTGCAATACTTATCTCTGGACCTGGAGGAACATACATTGTAACAACGCCCATAGTTAATCCAAATATCCTGTCAGGTTATAGTCCAGAATACGTTCTGACTCACATCGATCAGTTCACTCAAATAATCCAGGGAGCGCAACTTATTCAAAATGCTACCTTAGAGGCTGCGGGTCCTCTTGCGTCAGAGTGTCCAACTTAA
- a CDS encoding acetoin utilization protein AcuC encodes MHRTVFVWDDAYLDYSFPGDHPFKSFRESRAKKYMEERGFFHHMEMRRPDPDDESILLNVHSRDYVDFVKMKSQEGEGLLDYGDTPAFKGVFESALRRVMGSVTGIRLLAQGYDHAVNLGGGLHHAQWGSASGFCVFNDVAIAAKEGEKFFRRIAIVDVDGHHGDGTQALLYDDPNVLKISLHMYHRGFFPGTGEINEIGTGKGKGYTVNVPLPPGTADDAYIYAFDNVVIPLLDRFQPEAIIIQEGGDSHFDDPLVELKLSTRGYLALVKRIHDLAHRGTGKILLLGGGGYNYDATARVWTVSVAELLGLDDQEVESLHDCCLTSSSAYIMERVKQVVEEVKKVHGI; translated from the coding sequence ATGCACAGAACTGTTTTCGTGTGGGATGATGCTTACCTGGATTACTCCTTTCCAGGGGATCATCCCTTTAAGTCGTTTAGGGAGAGCAGAGCTAAGAAGTACATGGAGGAGAGGGGGTTCTTTCATCACATGGAAATGAGGAGGCCGGATCCAGACGATGAGAGTATTCTCTTGAATGTTCACTCTCGGGATTACGTGGACTTCGTGAAGATGAAGAGTCAGGAGGGGGAGGGATTACTGGATTATGGGGATACTCCAGCCTTCAAAGGCGTCTTCGAGAGCGCACTGAGAAGGGTAATGGGTAGCGTTACGGGGATTAGGTTGCTGGCACAGGGCTACGACCACGCAGTGAACTTGGGAGGGGGTTTACATCACGCGCAATGGGGATCAGCATCTGGGTTCTGCGTCTTCAATGACGTTGCCATTGCGGCAAAGGAGGGAGAGAAGTTCTTCAGAAGGATCGCAATTGTTGATGTGGACGGACATCACGGCGACGGAACCCAAGCGTTACTTTACGATGACCCCAATGTTCTGAAGATATCCCTGCATATGTATCATAGGGGGTTTTTCCCCGGTACGGGAGAGATAAACGAAATTGGAACGGGGAAGGGAAAGGGGTATACGGTTAACGTTCCTCTGCCTCCTGGAACCGCAGATGATGCCTATATTTACGCCTTTGATAACGTGGTTATACCCCTTCTGGATAGGTTTCAGCCAGAGGCCATAATCATCCAGGAGGGAGGAGACTCCCATTTCGACGATCCTCTCGTGGAGCTTAAGTTGAGCACCAGGGGTTACCTTGCATTGGTCAAGAGGATCCATGATCTAGCCCACAGGGGCACTGGAAAGATCCTGTTACTAGGGGGAGGAGGTTATAACTACGATGCGACTGCGAGAGTGTGGACAGTTTCCGTAGCTGAGTTACTCGGACTTGATGATCAGGAGGTTGAGTCTCTGCACGACTGCTGTCTTACCTCATCAAGTGCCTACATAATGGAGAGAGTTAAGCAGGTTGTAGAAGAAGTGAAAAAAGTTCACGGAATCTAG
- a CDS encoding carbon-nitrogen hydrolase family protein, with amino-acid sequence MKIAIVQPTTVESALRNTEKALESGSQVVLLPEKWVKTLDDLPLAEFQRLAVKYTAFIIPGAVEDEVSVISPIITPRGQIAGIAKKIHLFGNEKGKLLPGTTLYYFTVNGVRIGIVICYDLDFPEVPRALFSKGVEVLLVPSKIRREGMDKWREYVRMRALENRIAVVNANAVELPNFVGGSVAVVPYRRGEIVDVKAVAEMGEEDGFVTVDIDPMSYFHLRLDRLKELVQFSVEELSTG; translated from the coding sequence TTGAAAATAGCCATAGTGCAGCCTACCACAGTTGAGTCAGCGCTTCGTAATACAGAGAAGGCACTGGAGAGCGGATCGCAGGTAGTCCTTTTACCTGAGAAGTGGGTGAAGACTCTAGATGATCTTCCCCTAGCCGAGTTTCAGCGATTAGCTGTAAAGTACACCGCCTTCATTATTCCCGGTGCAGTGGAGGACGAGGTTTCAGTCATTTCTCCCATAATAACGCCCAGAGGGCAGATTGCAGGCATAGCAAAGAAAATCCATCTTTTTGGGAATGAGAAGGGGAAGCTCCTACCCGGAACCACGCTATATTACTTCACCGTGAATGGGGTCAGGATAGGGATAGTCATATGTTACGATCTGGACTTCCCAGAGGTTCCCAGGGCCCTGTTCTCTAAGGGAGTTGAAGTTCTTTTGGTCCCATCCAAGATTCGCAGGGAGGGAATGGATAAGTGGAGGGAATATGTGAGAATGCGTGCGTTGGAGAACAGGATAGCAGTAGTTAACGCAAATGCAGTCGAGCTTCCAAATTTCGTGGGAGGAAGTGTTGCAGTGGTTCCCTACAGGAGGGGAGAAATAGTGGACGTGAAGGCTGTGGCGGAGATGGGAGAAGAGGACGGTTTCGTCACTGTGGACATTGACCCGATGAGTTATTTTCATCTTAGGTTAGATAGATTGAAGGAATTAGTACAGTTCTCGGTGGAGGAGCTAAGCACTGGCTAG
- a CDS encoding DUF3211 domain-containing protein yields MLIISRNIPTSHTPEAVRVILSDPGFVIPKLFPTIKRLEVSGKSFSGMARYMFFDHEIKGNVFVSNTEVTYPYTVSHGNDVGTGRLIFSIGQGEVRIRLEYEGWMEHFSAPLLEKWLSGFLKGLEEDLRLERIKRKI; encoded by the coding sequence ATGTTAATAATTTCCAGAAATATACCGACATCTCATACTCCTGAGGCCGTTAGAGTAATCCTATCCGACCCTGGGTTTGTCATCCCAAAGCTTTTCCCGACAATTAAGAGACTCGAGGTATCAGGAAAGTCATTTTCAGGTATGGCGAGGTACATGTTTTTCGACCATGAAATTAAGGGAAATGTATTTGTTTCTAACACTGAGGTAACATATCCGTATACCGTGTCCCACGGTAATGATGTGGGTACTGGGAGGTTAATTTTCTCTATAGGTCAGGGTGAAGTTAGGATCAGGCTTGAGTATGAGGGCTGGATGGAACACTTCTCAGCTCCTCTGTTGGAAAAATGGTTGAGTGGATTCCTCAAGGGACTGGAAGAGGACCTAAGATTAGAAAGAATCAAAAGAAAAATTTAG
- a CDS encoding CBS domain-containing protein — MSASELMVSPSLVANSNDKLRDVLNKMKEANQWVVPVVNNKKLVGILSFKELIRRRVNLETRIINVSSPVISLSKNDDFNKVIVKFYTTKARAIPVTDDSRNLLGIITREQVLSYLLNSGQLETGRAREFMSSPPVTLSPEDSVAKARWIMVRDNISRIPIVQDKKLVGIVTTRDIVNALYTPLSERKRASILSEEERVMASPLKEIMVSPVITVSGVDPLKEVAQKLLKNKISGAPVMEGDFLSGIISGIDIIKSLESKFQLSMPIEAKLTSGLRNKELKAQLDGVLERYLSKLEKFVDINNFRVSFKEEASSQGRPLYKVSVNISTKIGNFVANDSDRDPVAAVKRAVDTLEQRLIKRLKRIQEKKGDKEEVI, encoded by the coding sequence ATGAGTGCCTCAGAGCTCATGGTGAGCCCATCCCTAGTTGCTAATTCCAATGATAAACTTAGGGATGTGCTCAACAAAATGAAGGAAGCTAACCAGTGGGTTGTTCCAGTTGTTAACAACAAGAAGCTTGTGGGTATTCTCTCCTTCAAGGAACTCATCAGGAGAAGGGTGAACCTGGAGACAAGGATCATAAATGTGTCTTCCCCCGTTATCTCCCTGTCTAAGAATGACGACTTCAACAAGGTGATAGTCAAGTTTTACACGACCAAGGCCAGGGCCATCCCCGTCACCGATGACTCCAGAAACCTTCTGGGGATTATCACAAGGGAACAGGTTCTTTCCTACCTTCTAAACTCAGGTCAATTGGAGACTGGGAGGGCAAGGGAGTTCATGAGTTCCCCGCCTGTTACCCTTTCCCCAGAGGACTCAGTTGCCAAGGCTAGATGGATTATGGTTAGAGACAACATCTCAAGGATTCCAATTGTCCAGGACAAGAAGCTCGTGGGAATAGTTACCACAAGGGACATAGTTAACGCCCTCTACACTCCACTTAGCGAAAGGAAGAGAGCCTCAATCCTAAGCGAAGAGGAGAGGGTTATGGCTAGCCCCCTGAAGGAAATAATGGTTTCCCCTGTGATCACGGTGTCTGGAGTTGATCCGCTCAAGGAGGTTGCTCAAAAATTGTTGAAGAACAAGATCTCGGGAGCTCCGGTCATGGAGGGTGACTTTCTCTCAGGGATCATAAGCGGAATAGACATCATAAAGTCTCTCGAGTCCAAGTTCCAGCTCTCAATGCCCATAGAGGCGAAGCTCACCTCAGGCCTCAGGAACAAGGAGCTAAAGGCACAGTTGGACGGCGTTCTAGAGAGGTACCTATCGAAGCTTGAGAAGTTCGTGGATATAAACAACTTCAGGGTTTCCTTCAAGGAGGAGGCCTCCAGTCAGGGCAGGCCTCTCTACAAGGTCTCGGTAAATATCTCCACGAAGATAGGTAATTTCGTGGCAAACGACAGCGACAGGGATCCAGTGGCTGCAGTAAAGAGGGCCGTGGACACGTTGGAGCAAAGGCTAATAAAAAGATTAAAGAGAATCCAGGAGAAAAAGGGTGACAAGGAAGAGGTAATTTGA
- a CDS encoding MogA/MoaB family molybdenum cofactor biosynthesis protein, whose translation MTHAHESHREMAPKKLGFYVITVSTSRYQKMSRKEPVVDESGDKIKELIISHGHELKGYALVPDDKVRILKAVIDAVLTEGVDVIVSTGGTGYTPSDVTVESVRGILDREVEGFGDVFRALSLSDPKVGPASYLTKASAGILRGKIIYMLPGSPDAVKLGMEKLILPEAPHLTFLARSSQ comes from the coding sequence ATGACCCATGCACACGAGAGCCATAGGGAAATGGCTCCAAAGAAACTCGGCTTCTATGTAATCACCGTAAGTACCTCCAGGTATCAGAAAATGTCTAGAAAGGAACCAGTTGTAGACGAGTCTGGAGATAAAATCAAGGAACTTATCATCTCCCACGGACATGAGTTGAAAGGTTACGCGCTAGTACCAGACGACAAGGTGAGGATATTGAAGGCAGTAATAGATGCCGTTCTGACCGAGGGAGTAGACGTGATAGTCTCCACTGGGGGCACTGGATATACCCCGTCTGACGTGACAGTTGAAAGTGTCAGGGGAATTTTAGACAGGGAAGTTGAGGGTTTTGGAGACGTGTTCAGAGCCTTGAGCCTCTCGGATCCAAAGGTGGGTCCAGCATCTTACCTAACGAAGGCTAGCGCTGGGATCCTCCGCGGGAAAATAATATATATGCTTCCAGGTTCCCCAGATGCGGTGAAACTAGGCATGGAAAAGCTAATTCTCCCAGAGGCACCTCACCTAACGTTCCTGGCCAGATCTAGCCAGTGA
- a CDS encoding xanthine dehydrogenase family protein molybdopterin-binding subunit, whose amino-acid sequence MRRLDVIDLIQGKGTYVDDFHFRGYYGVLVRSPYPHAIIKSMDISDATKKGAKVLTGRDMTVGDTEGEEREGSSLGQSPLATRKVRYMGEPVALVLAENPYKAQDLAETVQVDYEELQPVNDIDQALEGESLVFEELGSNVVGNKVFEYGSIPTGGKEVTLDLYWSRSSGNPIEPFGVVAIPESWGIRILANMQAPNYLAGEISRALNLKVVAEPLRQGGSFGAKFSVLNYAVIIAYAAWKFKTPVKWIETRTEHLMASNSSGPERKFKARATFLPDGTVTGLDIKIWEDVGAATSGGQAFKPTGILAGPYAVRNIRYEVNLVATNKNPPGAFRGAGTPPHTWALERLMDAVADELGLGREEVRKRNFIKTFPYEAPYAFYDSGNPSQLLELALSRNDIFSLREKGYGVGLACSTDPSTPSGQEEVHLYVRNGKVVVGIGYGPEGQGNEHTAMRLTSELLGIPLNSVTVETLDSSRIGSSFGPGGSRMAVFMAGAIKGATEELVRKIRTRLERELGKEVTYHSGVFKVKGDGTEIPITQVEEEAKYTFTLQGKTRFNAYPFACDLAVVKVDRDTGVIKPVKHVVYIDPGTPLDEDLVKEQVIGGTYIGISLALYESYVYDEGKLLTTSLSDYNMPTAVEIPDIEINIVPTPSPYTPIGAKGIGEIPVGVAAAAVTSAVENALHKRVTRVPVRPEDILD is encoded by the coding sequence ATGCGAAGACTGGACGTAATAGATCTTATTCAAGGGAAGGGGACCTATGTAGATGATTTTCACTTCAGGGGATATTACGGAGTCCTGGTCAGGAGCCCCTATCCCCACGCAATAATCAAGTCAATGGACATCTCCGATGCGACCAAGAAAGGAGCTAAGGTCCTGACAGGCAGGGACATGACTGTGGGAGACACTGAGGGAGAGGAAAGGGAAGGCTCTTCCCTGGGACAATCTCCGCTTGCCACCAGAAAAGTAAGGTATATGGGAGAGCCTGTGGCCCTAGTACTCGCAGAAAATCCGTATAAGGCGCAAGACCTCGCTGAGACGGTACAGGTTGATTACGAGGAACTTCAGCCCGTGAACGATATAGATCAGGCACTGGAAGGGGAGAGCCTCGTTTTCGAGGAACTTGGTTCCAACGTTGTGGGAAATAAGGTCTTCGAGTACGGGAGTATTCCCACGGGCGGAAAGGAGGTTACACTGGATCTATACTGGTCCAGATCCTCTGGTAATCCGATTGAACCATTTGGGGTAGTAGCTATTCCAGAGTCTTGGGGAATTAGAATACTTGCTAACATGCAGGCTCCAAACTATCTGGCAGGCGAGATCTCAAGAGCCCTCAACTTGAAGGTCGTAGCAGAACCCCTACGCCAGGGAGGTAGTTTTGGGGCTAAGTTTTCGGTACTTAACTATGCTGTGATCATTGCCTACGCTGCCTGGAAGTTCAAGACCCCTGTTAAGTGGATCGAGACTAGGACGGAACACCTCATGGCATCAAACAGCTCCGGACCTGAGAGAAAGTTTAAGGCTAGAGCCACATTCCTCCCCGACGGGACAGTTACCGGACTTGATATCAAGATATGGGAGGACGTGGGCGCGGCGACCTCCGGTGGACAAGCCTTCAAACCCACAGGAATTCTAGCAGGTCCCTATGCGGTTAGGAACATTAGATATGAGGTTAACTTAGTTGCGACTAACAAGAATCCTCCAGGTGCCTTTAGGGGGGCTGGAACACCTCCGCACACCTGGGCCCTCGAAAGGTTGATGGACGCGGTAGCAGATGAGCTTGGACTTGGGAGAGAAGAGGTAAGGAAAAGGAATTTCATAAAGACATTTCCGTATGAGGCCCCTTACGCCTTCTACGACTCAGGCAACCCATCTCAGCTTTTGGAGTTAGCCCTATCCAGAAACGATATCTTCTCATTGAGGGAAAAAGGATACGGCGTTGGTCTGGCCTGCTCCACTGACCCGAGCACCCCCTCAGGACAAGAGGAAGTACATCTCTACGTAAGGAATGGAAAAGTAGTGGTAGGTATTGGTTATGGCCCTGAGGGACAGGGGAATGAACATACGGCCATGAGACTAACCTCTGAGCTCTTGGGAATCCCCCTCAACTCGGTTACAGTCGAGACCCTAGACTCGTCGAGGATAGGATCTAGCTTCGGACCTGGAGGTAGCAGGATGGCTGTGTTCATGGCTGGGGCAATCAAGGGGGCCACGGAGGAACTAGTTAGGAAAATAAGGACTAGACTTGAGAGGGAACTAGGAAAAGAAGTCACATATCACAGTGGGGTTTTCAAGGTAAAGGGAGATGGAACTGAGATACCCATAACACAGGTGGAGGAAGAAGCCAAATACACCTTCACGTTACAGGGTAAAACTAGGTTTAACGCCTACCCCTTCGCATGTGATCTAGCAGTGGTTAAGGTGGATCGCGATACTGGAGTAATTAAGCCCGTAAAACATGTGGTATACATAGATCCAGGTACACCCTTAGACGAGGATTTAGTAAAGGAGCAGGTTATAGGAGGTACATACATCGGAATATCGCTTGCCCTCTACGAGAGTTACGTCTACGATGAGGGTAAACTTCTCACAACCAGCCTTTCAGATTACAACATGCCAACTGCGGTGGAGATTCCTGACATAGAGATTAACATTGTTCCCACACCTTCGCCCTACACACCCATAGGCGCCAAGGGGATAGGGGAGATTCCGGTGGGAGTCGCGGCAGCAGCTGTAACTTCGGCCGTGGAGAACGCCCTACACAAGAGAGTAACTAGGGTTCCAGTGAGGCCAGAGGACATTCTAGATTAA
- a CDS encoding PaREP1 family protein, producing the protein MKTLEVPETLATKLFEISERSRKRPYDVIAELLLDRMEEAERLSTLLDLSVEFEKLGDELHSKGDAVEAGEAYWRALSYAMRAVAMKIGFDVTTYQDHFSLVEYLSYKLNNGSLVVSFLNAERLHGEFHPRPQNPEEFEFRKKHAKLLLTELRHLINEMQK; encoded by the coding sequence ATGAAAACGTTAGAAGTACCTGAGACCTTGGCTACCAAACTATTTGAAATCAGCGAGAGGAGCAGAAAAAGACCCTATGATGTGATAGCGGAACTGCTGTTGGATAGGATGGAGGAGGCCGAGAGATTGAGCACGTTGTTGGATCTCAGTGTAGAGTTTGAGAAATTGGGCGATGAGCTACATTCCAAGGGAGATGCGGTCGAGGCCGGAGAGGCCTACTGGAGGGCTCTTTCCTACGCTATGAGAGCTGTAGCCATGAAAATAGGGTTTGACGTCACAACATATCAGGATCACTTCTCCCTCGTGGAATACCTTTCTTACAAACTGAACAATGGATCACTTGTCGTGAGCTTCCTAAACGCCGAAAGGCTTCACGGAGAGTTTCACCCCAGACCCCAGAACCCAGAGGAGTTTGAGTTTAGGAAGAAGCATGCGAAACTCCTTCTTACTGAGCTAAGACATTTAATTAACGAAATGCAAAAGTAG
- a CDS encoding NAD(P)-binding protein, with protein sequence MKIVIVGRGILGSSLYHLLRRKGHEVKVIESGERRVFPSLIHSLLLKDRDIELARMSLDFYREFSVPMKEFISITLGKVDSEILNSWERAGVEIREEHVSWLKANGIVARGGDRLVYISRLISSVPFVRGKAKIDLLKEKVYLDGKEIHADKYLVVAGPWNPCLLGVKTKSYYCWATLVASGVKELGNHFIYDYEKGFYSRPLLGLGTGIAIVGDGRAIESPPGRRIPVDENEVLDRARERLGSLHPLYTAGEFCEGTPDMRPAYGPMTDKILYAGGLDGYGAEVGPGLAKLVVEFIETGEKIKEYFLDRFTGVTDFTVGREPHEI encoded by the coding sequence TTGAAGATCGTAATAGTTGGAAGAGGTATTCTGGGAAGCTCACTCTATCACCTATTGAGGAGAAAAGGTCACGAGGTCAAGGTGATAGAGTCAGGAGAAAGGAGAGTCTTCCCTAGTCTGATACATTCCCTACTTCTTAAGGACAGGGACATTGAGCTTGCGAGGATGAGCCTGGATTTCTACAGAGAGTTTTCAGTCCCGATGAAGGAGTTCATCTCAATAACCCTTGGTAAGGTCGACAGTGAAATCCTGAATTCCTGGGAAAGAGCAGGCGTAGAGATAAGGGAGGAACACGTGAGCTGGCTCAAAGCTAATGGTATAGTTGCGAGGGGCGGAGATAGGCTTGTTTACATCTCAAGGCTAATATCCTCAGTTCCGTTTGTGAGGGGAAAGGCTAAGATTGACCTACTTAAGGAGAAAGTCTATTTGGATGGGAAGGAGATTCATGCCGATAAGTATCTAGTAGTTGCGGGACCGTGGAACCCATGTCTCCTTGGGGTGAAGACGAAGAGCTATTACTGTTGGGCGACCCTTGTGGCCAGCGGGGTCAAGGAATTGGGAAACCACTTCATATATGACTATGAGAAAGGGTTTTACTCTAGACCTCTCCTGGGTCTTGGAACAGGAATAGCCATTGTGGGGGACGGAAGGGCCATAGAGTCTCCCCCTGGGAGAAGGATTCCTGTGGACGAGAATGAAGTCTTGGACAGGGCAAGGGAGAGACTAGGATCTCTTCATCCCCTTTACACGGCCGGAGAGTTCTGTGAGGGGACGCCAGACATGAGACCAGCTTACGGTCCCATGACGGACAAAATTCTTTACGCAGGCGGTTTAGATGGGTACGGTGCTGAGGTAGGGCCTGGACTGGCCAAGCTTGTCGTCGAATTTATTGAGACTGGGGAGAAGATTAAGGAGTATTTTCTAGATAGGTTCACTGGGGTCACGGATTTCACCGTAGGGAGGGAGCCCCACGAGATATAA
- the purT gene encoding formate-dependent phosphoribosylglycinamide formyltransferase codes for MEFGTPLVGNGKKILLLGSGELGKEMVIEAQRMGIETVAVDRYDMAPAMHVAHRKYVVDMLNGSAIRAIIKRENPDAVIAEIEAIDTDALLDLEDQGVRVIPNANAVKTCMNRMQLRKLAAEKVGVPTTRYAFASDEEEARRACKEVGFPCLLKPEMSSSGHGHVLVKSEDEVEKGFRESVSHARGKSRTVIVEEYVKVDTELTVLTYRHMNNGSIETRTIEPIEHQRPSYYYVESWQPSTVSQEVIARSREYATRVVNELGGLGIFGVEIIVSGNRVLFSEVSPRPHDTGLVTLASQDISEFQIHVRAALGLPIPQVRVLTPAASHVILAQYETWAPSYLNVEKALSIPGVQVRFFGKPSTYDKRRMGVVLANGNDVNEARDKARKASSLILVK; via the coding sequence ATGGAATTTGGAACCCCATTGGTGGGAAACGGAAAGAAGATTCTCCTTCTTGGTAGCGGTGAACTGGGTAAGGAGATGGTCATAGAGGCACAGAGGATGGGAATAGAGACTGTAGCTGTGGATAGATATGATATGGCACCAGCCATGCATGTTGCACATAGGAAATACGTTGTGGACATGCTCAATGGTAGCGCAATTAGGGCAATAATCAAGAGAGAGAACCCAGACGCGGTGATAGCGGAGATAGAGGCCATTGACACTGACGCATTGCTTGACCTTGAGGATCAGGGAGTCAGGGTGATACCCAACGCAAACGCTGTGAAGACATGTATGAACAGGATGCAGTTAAGGAAGCTGGCTGCGGAAAAGGTAGGCGTGCCCACAACTAGGTACGCCTTTGCGAGCGACGAGGAGGAGGCGAGAAGGGCGTGTAAAGAGGTTGGATTTCCGTGCCTCCTGAAACCCGAGATGAGCTCCAGCGGTCATGGTCACGTTCTGGTGAAATCAGAGGATGAGGTGGAGAAGGGCTTCAGGGAATCGGTATCCCATGCTAGAGGTAAGAGCAGAACTGTAATAGTTGAAGAGTACGTCAAGGTGGACACCGAGCTCACCGTTCTCACCTATCGTCACATGAATAACGGATCCATAGAGACCAGAACCATTGAACCCATAGAGCATCAAAGGCCCAGCTACTATTACGTCGAGTCATGGCAACCATCCACGGTGAGCCAGGAGGTTATTGCAAGGTCAAGGGAATACGCCACTAGGGTGGTGAACGAGTTGGGTGGTCTCGGGATATTTGGGGTGGAGATAATTGTCTCAGGGAACAGGGTACTTTTCAGTGAAGTATCGCCGAGGCCACATGATACAGGCCTCGTCACCCTGGCCAGTCAAGACATCAGTGAGTTTCAGATTCATGTTAGGGCAGCATTGGGTTTACCTATACCTCAGGTGAGGGTATTAACGCCAGCAGCCTCCCATGTGATCCTCGCCCAATATGAGACTTGGGCTCCATCCTACCTGAACGTGGAGAAGGCCCTCTCTATTCCAGGTGTTCAGGTTAGATTCTTCGGCAAACCTTCAACCTATGACAAGAGGAGAATGGGAGTGGTACTAGCAAACGGAAATGATGTGAATGAGGCAAGGGACAAGGCGAGAAAGGCTTCCTCCCTCATCCTTGTTAAGTAA